In a genomic window of Tepidibacillus fermentans:
- a CDS encoding ABC transporter ATP-binding protein, which produces MASVTLKHVYKRYGNHEVVKDINLEIKDKEFLVLVGPSGCGKSTTLRMIAGLEEISEGDLYIGDERVNDKAPKDRDIAMVFQSYALYPHMTVYDNMAFGLKLRKFSKEEIKKRVHEAAKILDIEHLLDRKPKALSGGQRQRVALGRAIVREPKVFLMDEPLSNLDAKLRVQMRTEISKLHKRLETTVIYVTHDQTEAMTMGDRIVVMKDGVIQQVDTPTELYNHPKNMFVAGFIGSPSMNFIPGKLETNGDSLVFKINQVQFVIPEGKAKTLREKGYVGKEVFLGIRPEDIHDELIFLESSPNSQFTAMIDVAEHMGAEMYLYLSGVGKESVTARVNARSQLKAGTQVKLAFDMNKIHIFDKDTEDSVI; this is translated from the coding sequence ATGGCAAGTGTAACATTGAAACATGTGTACAAACGTTACGGCAACCATGAAGTAGTCAAAGATATTAATCTTGAAATCAAAGATAAAGAGTTCCTCGTATTAGTTGGTCCTTCGGGTTGTGGTAAGTCAACTACATTACGGATGATCGCAGGTCTAGAAGAAATTTCCGAAGGTGACCTGTATATTGGTGATGAGAGAGTCAATGACAAAGCACCAAAGGATCGCGATATTGCGATGGTATTCCAAAGCTATGCGTTATACCCACATATGACCGTTTATGACAATATGGCATTTGGTTTGAAATTAAGAAAGTTCTCCAAAGAAGAAATTAAAAAACGAGTTCATGAAGCTGCAAAAATTTTAGACATCGAACATTTACTTGATCGCAAACCAAAAGCACTTTCTGGTGGACAAAGACAACGGGTTGCTTTGGGGCGTGCGATCGTACGTGAGCCAAAAGTATTCTTGATGGACGAACCATTATCAAACCTTGATGCTAAACTACGTGTACAAATGAGAACTGAGATTAGTAAATTGCATAAACGTCTAGAGACAACGGTCATCTATGTTACTCACGACCAAACAGAAGCGATGACCATGGGGGATCGAATTGTGGTCATGAAAGATGGTGTCATTCAACAGGTTGATACACCGACTGAATTATATAATCATCCTAAAAATATGTTCGTAGCAGGTTTTATTGGTTCTCCATCCATGAATTTTATTCCTGGAAAATTGGAAACCAATGGGGATTCATTGGTATTTAAAATTAATCAAGTTCAGTTTGTAATCCCAGAGGGGAAAGCTAAAACTTTACGTGAAAAAGGTTATGTAGGAAAAGAGGTTTTCCTAGGAATTCGTCCAGAGGATATTCATGATGAATTAATTTTCCTAGAATCTTCTCCAAATAGTCAGTTTACGGCAATGATTGATGTGGCTGAGCATATGGGTGCCGAAATGTATCTCTATCTTTCTGGCGTAGGAAAAGAATCGGTTACTGCAAGAGTAAATGCTCGTTCTCAATTGAAGGCTGGAACACAAGTGAAGTTAGCTTTCGATATGAATAAGATTCACATTTTTGATAAGGATACAGAAGATAGTGTAATCTAA
- a CDS encoding PucR family transcriptional regulator: MKKGMELIRVKKGMEKEQQRDTNTILLLETEEERIYLKVVDQKQTLTIEELQQIVSNIRDFLANTKSIEEKLKDWLTEILTNEKAIERIQIPNWVREAKGWHNGWFPVLFLKKEQGWEEKSFIDIIQSYIPGTLLPIPISQRSLLVLVSNEKLRLDQKDEVDEFAFGLYEMLQNEWHEEVKIGIHKPATSIEKLLKHSVQLIQDMSWIKWFYVDVKVFSPWNHFFERMIAKIPSEELKSFIPKQWMLTLDPEIEETIRVFLEENLNMSETARRLFIHRNTLQYRIDKVKQQTGLDVKQFHDAMTFKWLSLLKKRFGQIE; encoded by the coding sequence TTGAAAAAGGGAATGGAACTGATTCGCGTCAAAAAAGGAATGGAAAAAGAACAGCAACGAGATACGAATACAATACTCCTCTTAGAAACAGAAGAAGAGAGAATCTATTTAAAAGTTGTAGATCAAAAACAAACCCTAACAATCGAAGAATTGCAACAAATCGTTTCTAACATTCGCGATTTTTTGGCAAATACCAAGTCGATCGAAGAAAAACTAAAAGACTGGTTGACGGAAATTCTAACCAATGAAAAGGCCATAGAAAGGATTCAAATTCCAAATTGGGTTAGGGAAGCAAAAGGATGGCATAACGGTTGGTTTCCCGTGTTGTTTCTTAAAAAAGAACAAGGTTGGGAAGAAAAGTCATTCATTGATATTATTCAGTCCTATATACCTGGTACATTATTACCGATTCCAATCTCTCAACGTAGTTTACTGGTCTTGGTCTCTAACGAGAAACTACGACTTGATCAAAAGGACGAAGTAGATGAGTTTGCCTTTGGACTGTATGAAATGTTACAAAATGAGTGGCATGAAGAAGTGAAAATCGGAATTCATAAACCTGCAACAAGTATCGAGAAACTTTTAAAACATAGTGTTCAATTGATTCAAGATATGTCTTGGATAAAATGGTTCTATGTTGATGTGAAAGTCTTCTCCCCTTGGAATCATTTTTTCGAAAGGATGATAGCGAAAATACCTAGTGAGGAGTTGAAATCCTTTATTCCGAAGCAATGGATGTTGACGTTAGATCCAGAAATAGAAGAGACGATTCGGGTTTTCTTGGAAGAAAATCTAAATATGAGTGAAACGGCTAGAAGGCTTTTTATCCATCGAAACACTTTGCAATATCGGATTGATAAAGTTAAACAGCAAACAGGTTTGGATGTGAAACAATTTCATGATGCTATGACTTTTAAATGGCTATCCCTCCTAAAAAAGCGTTTTGGACAAATTGAATAG
- a CDS encoding Cof-type HAD-IIB family hydrolase: MNYKLVAIDLDDTLLADDLTISSQTIEAIREAVDKGITVTLATGRMFQSAKKYAKAIELDVPIITYQGAYIKNVLSGEVLFQRLVPYELSIDIIKDLIEKNKHIQIYLEDQLYVAEENQYIRDYAKASDVPYYVVDDLVQQMDQSQTEPIKILIIDDPDNIQTLEKEYQYRYGNQLHVTISKPYFLEITHPEATKGNAIRFLAKQKGITMEQVIAIGDSYNDRDMIELAGLGVAMGNARPEIKAIADYVTKTNNDHGVWEVFQKFVLA, translated from the coding sequence ATGAACTACAAACTTGTCGCAATCGATCTAGACGACACACTACTAGCTGATGATTTGACGATATCGTCACAAACGATTGAAGCGATTCGCGAAGCTGTCGACAAAGGGATAACGGTGACTCTAGCAACAGGACGGATGTTCCAATCTGCTAAAAAATATGCAAAAGCCATTGAATTAGACGTTCCCATTATCACTTATCAAGGGGCATATATCAAAAATGTTTTAAGCGGTGAGGTTCTTTTTCAAAGATTGGTTCCCTATGAGTTATCGATCGATATCATAAAAGATTTAATAGAGAAGAATAAACACATTCAAATCTATCTCGAAGATCAACTCTATGTCGCTGAAGAGAATCAATATATTCGAGACTATGCCAAAGCATCAGATGTACCCTATTATGTGGTTGATGATTTGGTTCAACAAATGGATCAATCACAAACCGAGCCCATCAAAATCCTAATTATCGATGACCCTGATAACATTCAAACATTAGAGAAAGAATATCAATATCGATATGGAAATCAACTTCATGTTACAATTTCCAAACCATACTTTTTGGAAATTACCCATCCTGAAGCGACAAAAGGAAATGCGATTCGCTTTCTTGCGAAGCAAAAAGGGATTACGATGGAGCAAGTGATAGCGATTGGTGATAGCTATAATGATCGAGATATGATTGAATTAGCAGGTTTAGGTGTTGCCATGGGAAATGCTCGCCCTGAGATAAAAGCGATTGCTGATTATGTGACCAAAACGAATAATGACCATGGGGTATGGGAAGTGTTTCAAAAATTCGTCCTTGCTTGA
- a CDS encoding Uma2 family endonuclease translates to MGKKRHVEDIKEESLTYEDYSKLPEDGSHYELVNGKLELMAPAPTAEHQIISSNLIAMINQHCRLDYFILYAPIDLILSNAEVRQPDIVMIQRNRRDIITRRGIEGAPDLIVEILSPSTALKDKKNKRKTYAYFGIKEYWIVDPLHRTIEQNLLNPEKHQYDLYEVFGGDEETITSPLIPCLSISVKEIFRDLDLFDLG, encoded by the coding sequence ATGGGGAAAAAAAGGCATGTTGAAGATATAAAAGAAGAAAGCTTGACTTACGAGGATTATTCCAAGCTGCCTGAAGATGGTTCGCATTATGAATTGGTAAACGGAAAGCTAGAACTTATGGCTCCTGCCCCTACAGCAGAACATCAGATCATAAGCAGTAATCTTATCGCAATGATAAATCAACATTGTCGTCTTGATTATTTCATTCTGTATGCTCCGATTGATCTTATACTATCAAATGCTGAAGTACGTCAACCGGATATAGTAATGATTCAAAGAAATCGCAGAGATATCATTACGCGAAGGGGGATTGAAGGAGCACCGGATTTAATCGTGGAAATTCTCTCTCCTTCCACCGCATTAAAAGACAAGAAGAACAAACGGAAAACATATGCATATTTTGGCATAAAGGAATACTGGATAGTTGATCCTTTGCATCGCACTATAGAACAAAATTTATTGAATCCGGAAAAACATCAATATGATCTATATGAGGTATTTGGAGGAGATGAAGAAACGATCACCTCACCACTCATCCCATGCTTATCAATATCAGTAAAGGAAATTTTTCGTGATCTTGACTTGTTTGATCTAGGCTAA
- the nagB gene encoding glucosamine-6-phosphate deaminase, translating to MKIIEVEDYNALAKKASEMVIKRVSQSSSLTLGLATGSTPLGVYEHLREDFINNKTSYKSVKTFNLDEYVGLEKSNPNSYYYYMYKNLFDHIDIPSNQIHIPNGMAKDLEAECQRYEEQIDQVGGIDLQLLGIGVNGHIGFNEPGTSFDSITHVVKLAESTRIANSRFFHDLSEVPTHAITMGIASIMKSKEILLLAYGLKKAQILYDLMTKTIDERLPASILKRHPRVTIIADKKAMSIIKEKAGIND from the coding sequence ATGAAAATCATTGAAGTAGAAGATTACAACGCATTAGCTAAAAAGGCCTCAGAAATGGTTATCAAACGAGTATCTCAATCTTCTTCTTTAACCCTTGGTTTAGCAACAGGTTCAACCCCTCTAGGTGTATATGAACATTTACGAGAAGATTTTATAAATAATAAAACGTCATACAAATCTGTTAAAACATTTAATTTAGACGAGTATGTCGGATTAGAAAAAAGCAATCCTAATAGTTACTACTATTATATGTATAAAAACCTTTTTGATCATATTGATATACCATCAAACCAAATACACATTCCAAATGGTATGGCGAAGGATTTGGAAGCTGAATGCCAAAGATATGAAGAACAGATTGATCAAGTAGGAGGTATTGACCTACAACTTTTAGGAATTGGTGTAAATGGACATATTGGATTTAATGAACCTGGTACAAGTTTTGATTCCATTACTCATGTTGTGAAGTTAGCTGAGTCTACACGAATCGCAAATTCTCGTTTTTTTCATGATTTATCTGAAGTACCTACACATGCGATTACGATGGGAATTGCCTCCATCATGAAAAGCAAGGAGATTCTATTATTGGCTTATGGCTTGAAAAAAGCACAAATTCTATACGATTTAATGACGAAAACCATAGACGAAAGACTTCCAGCTTCAATCTTAAAAAGGCACCCAAGGGTAACCATTATTGCGGATAAAAAAGCAATGTCCATAATTAAAGAAAAAGCAGGTATTAATGATTAA
- the pfkB gene encoding 1-phosphofructokinase, which yields MITTITLNPSVDRRYVVQDFQVGNLFRTHQFEATAGGKGLNVARVIKQFGEDVLTTGFIGGKNGEFILEQLTEQGIKNDFIQITGETRNCIAILSKDVVQTEILESGPKVTSEQIELFLQKYERILQDSSVLVASGSLPEGVPESMYYELIIRAKKKGKPFILDTSGSALREGLNASPFLIKPNKSELELLMNRPIESEEEIIKAAKEISQNGVEFVVVSLGSDGAIIIHKDLGYKVKIPKIEVKNPVGSGDSMVAGLAIGLYKNYGIEDMLKLGVACGTANAMEIGTGQIRKANVESMFKNVKVEKIKVLNSLK from the coding sequence ATGATTACAACGATTACTTTAAACCCATCCGTTGATAGAAGATATGTTGTTCAAGATTTTCAAGTTGGTAATCTCTTTCGAACACATCAATTTGAAGCAACAGCTGGTGGAAAAGGACTTAATGTTGCTCGTGTAATAAAACAATTTGGTGAAGATGTATTAACGACAGGGTTTATTGGCGGAAAAAATGGCGAATTCATTCTTGAACAATTAACCGAACAAGGAATAAAAAATGACTTTATTCAAATAACCGGTGAGACACGCAATTGTATCGCAATACTGTCAAAGGATGTGGTACAAACAGAAATACTAGAATCTGGGCCAAAAGTAACATCTGAACAAATCGAGTTATTTCTCCAAAAATATGAAAGAATACTACAAGATAGTTCAGTACTTGTTGCGTCGGGAAGTTTACCTGAAGGTGTACCTGAGTCGATGTATTATGAATTAATTATTAGGGCAAAGAAAAAGGGAAAACCATTTATTTTGGATACAAGTGGTTCAGCATTAAGAGAAGGACTTAATGCTTCCCCTTTTTTGATTAAACCAAATAAAAGTGAATTAGAATTGCTAATGAATCGACCTATTGAATCAGAAGAAGAAATTATTAAAGCTGCTAAAGAAATTAGTCAAAATGGCGTTGAATTTGTTGTTGTTTCCTTGGGAAGTGATGGGGCTATTATAATCCATAAAGATCTAGGTTATAAGGTAAAAATTCCAAAAATAGAAGTAAAAAATCCTGTTGGATCAGGCGATTCTATGGTTGCTGGTTTAGCAATTGGACTTTATAAAAATTATGGAATAGAAGATATGCTAAAGCTTGGAGTAGCATGTGGAACTGCAAATGCAATGGAAATAGGAACAGGCCAAATTCGAAAGGCAAATGTAGAATCGATGTTTAAGAACGTTAAAGTAGAAAAAATAAAGGTATTAAATTCTTTAAAATAA
- a CDS encoding tagatose bisphosphate family class II aldolase gives MSIVSTKEMLLDAKKRKYAVPAFNIHNLETVQVVVEAAAELYSPIILAATPSTVKYAGPDYLLAIANVATARYNIPIALHLDHSEDIDYIKQCIDLGYKSVMIDASHDPFEENIRKVSEVVDYAHRFGVTVEAELGRLGGQEDDLVVDEKNSIFTDPEKAVEFVEITNIDSLAVAIGTAHGLYKDKPKLDFDRLERINQLIDIPLVLHGASGIPDKDVRRSIELGITKVNIATELKIPFSNAVKQFFNEHPEESDPRKYLTPGKDAMKKVTIEKIKLCGSDGKAL, from the coding sequence ATGTCGATTGTATCTACAAAAGAGATGCTTCTTGACGCGAAAAAAAGAAAATATGCAGTACCCGCTTTTAACATTCACAATTTAGAAACAGTTCAGGTTGTAGTAGAGGCTGCAGCTGAATTGTATTCACCAATTATTCTTGCCGCTACTCCAAGTACCGTAAAATATGCCGGTCCAGATTATTTGTTGGCTATCGCAAACGTAGCAACTGCTAGATACAATATCCCTATTGCTCTTCATCTAGACCATTCAGAAGACATTGATTACATTAAACAATGTATTGATTTAGGTTATAAATCGGTTATGATTGATGCTTCTCATGACCCATTTGAGGAAAATATTCGAAAGGTGTCAGAAGTGGTTGATTATGCACATCGATTTGGTGTAACTGTTGAAGCTGAATTAGGTCGACTTGGTGGTCAAGAAGATGATTTAGTAGTGGATGAAAAGAATTCAATATTTACGGATCCAGAAAAAGCTGTTGAATTTGTTGAAATAACGAATATAGACTCATTAGCTGTAGCAATTGGGACAGCTCACGGTTTATATAAAGATAAACCAAAGTTAGATTTTGACCGACTTGAACGGATTAATCAACTAATAGATATACCATTAGTCCTTCACGGTGCTTCAGGAATTCCAGATAAAGATGTAAGAAGATCAATTGAACTAGGAATTACTAAAGTAAATATTGCAACAGAATTAAAGATACCATTCTCCAATGCGGTAAAACAATTTTTCAATGAACATCCAGAGGAAAGTGATCCAAGAAAATATTTGACTCCTGGTAAAGATGCGATGAAAAAGGTAACGATTGAAAAGATAAAGTTATGTGGTAGTGATGGTAAGGCTTTATAA
- a CDS encoding Cof-type HAD-IIB family hydrolase has translation MKGEQDLAYKLLALDIDGTLFSSKKYILPQTKKMIRNVIKDGLLVTLATGRSYSFAKEIAKDLNIKIPIITHDGALIANCLEQPLFISKLPNEIVQKMIEMITDFQLDFELQQDPYSIINVRYPWKNFFNTKSLSALKYKFVEYRSSKFISNQDMLSYIKLNRIEPQKISIVAENEKKIQFIMKELLTKFHDQIRITYSGMGFEILPKDISKAFGLKVLSSELGIDSTEIIAIGDNHNDIEMIEYAGLGVAMDNAPQKVKKLANYVTRSNDENGIAYVIQRFYYSLKH, from the coding sequence GTGAAAGGGGAACAAGATTTGGCTTATAAATTGTTGGCACTAGATATAGATGGGACGCTTTTTTCTTCTAAAAAATATATCCTTCCACAAACAAAAAAAATGATTAGAAATGTAATTAAAGATGGACTACTGGTGACCTTGGCAACTGGGCGATCATATTCCTTCGCAAAGGAAATAGCAAAAGACTTGAATATTAAAATTCCGATTATTACACATGATGGAGCTTTGATTGCAAATTGTTTAGAACAACCTTTATTTATAAGTAAACTACCTAATGAAATAGTACAAAAAATGATTGAAATGATTACGGATTTCCAACTCGATTTTGAGTTGCAACAAGATCCGTATTCAATCATCAATGTGAGATATCCATGGAAAAATTTTTTTAACACAAAATCATTATCAGCACTGAAATATAAATTTGTTGAATATAGAAGTAGCAAGTTTATTTCTAACCAAGATATGTTATCTTATATTAAGTTGAACCGAATAGAACCGCAAAAAATTTCAATCGTTGCTGAAAATGAAAAAAAAATACAGTTCATAATGAAAGAATTATTAACTAAGTTTCATGATCAAATTCGAATTACTTACTCTGGTATGGGGTTTGAAATCTTACCCAAGGATATTTCTAAGGCTTTTGGTCTAAAAGTATTAAGTAGCGAATTGGGAATTGATTCAACGGAAATCATTGCAATCGGCGATAATCACAATGATATAGAGATGATTGAGTATGCTGGATTAGGCGTTGCCATGGATAACGCTCCACAAAAAGTAAAGAAGTTAGCAAACTACGTGACTCGATCAAATGATGAGAATGGTATCGCATATGTGATTCAAAGGTTTTATTACAGTCTTAAACATTAA